One Bacteroidota bacterium DNA window includes the following coding sequences:
- a CDS encoding MFS transporter has protein sequence MSRLSGTKNPFNIIVIVAALGYFVDIYDLILFSIVRVPSLKEIGIPAEQIKNSGIFLINMQMIGMLLGGIVWGILGDKKGRLAVLFLTILLYSLANIANGFVHTFEQYAWLRVVAGFGLAGELGIGITLVSEVMTKETRGWGTSIVSGVGIAGAVLAFAVAEWGWREAYWAGGVLGLFLLGLRVYVSESGMFDKVKESKASRGNFFSLFSTREKLFKYIYCIMLGLPIWFVIGILVTFSKEFGEYLGITDAINPGRAVMYHYIGAALGSLITGFMSQWLKSRRMAILIALIALTFSITGYFSSFGASTGLFYLIIFILGLAQGYWAVFVTVASEQFGTNIRSTVTTTVPNFVRGSLVVMTLAWNAMAVSLGILSSAIIVGAVVMILAFFSLFKLKETYGKDLDYIEVE, from the coding sequence ATGTCCAGATTATCCGGCACAAAAAATCCATTCAACATCATTGTAATTGTTGCCGCGCTCGGCTACTTCGTGGATATTTATGATCTGATCCTGTTCAGCATTGTGCGCGTTCCGAGTTTGAAAGAAATCGGAATTCCTGCAGAGCAGATAAAGAACTCAGGAATATTTCTCATCAACATGCAGATGATCGGAATGCTGCTTGGCGGAATCGTTTGGGGCATTCTCGGTGATAAAAAAGGAAGACTGGCTGTATTATTTCTCACCATACTCCTCTACTCGCTCGCCAACATCGCCAACGGATTTGTGCACACCTTTGAACAATACGCCTGGCTTCGGGTGGTTGCAGGGTTTGGATTAGCAGGAGAACTGGGCATTGGCATCACGCTCGTATCTGAAGTGATGACAAAAGAAACGCGCGGATGGGGAACCAGCATTGTATCGGGAGTGGGGATTGCGGGCGCGGTGCTTGCCTTCGCTGTTGCAGAATGGGGATGGCGCGAAGCGTATTGGGCAGGCGGAGTGCTCGGACTTTTTCTTTTAGGATTGCGCGTGTATGTGAGCGAATCAGGAATGTTTGACAAAGTGAAAGAATCAAAAGCAAGCCGCGGTAATTTCTTTTCCCTCTTCAGCACGCGAGAAAAACTTTTCAAGTACATCTACTGTATCATGCTCGGGCTTCCTATCTGGTTCGTGATCGGAATACTGGTAACCTTCTCGAAAGAGTTTGGAGAATATCTTGGAATTACCGATGCAATCAATCCGGGCAGAGCGGTCATGTATCATTACATTGGCGCAGCGCTCGGAAGTTTAATAACCGGATTCATGAGCCAATGGCTGAAGTCGAGAAGGATGGCGATTTTAATCGCGCTCATTGCGCTCACTTTTTCCATCACAGGATATTTTTCTTCATTCGGTGCATCGACCGGACTTTTCTATCTCATCATTTTCATACTCGGACTTGCGCAAGGATATTGGGCAGTGTTCGTCACCGTGGCTTCTGAACAGTTCGGCACAAACATACGCTCCACAGTCACCACCACCGTTCCTAATTTTGTGCGCGGTTCTTTGGTAGTGATGACGCTGGCATGGAATGCTATGGCAGTATCGCTGGGAATTTTATCATCTGCAATAATTGTTGGAGCAGTGGTAATGATTCTCGCCTTCTTCTCCCTTTTCAAACTGAAAGAAACATACGGAAAGGACTTGGATTATATTGAAGTGGAATAA